A single Ptiloglossa arizonensis isolate GNS036 chromosome 2, iyPtiAriz1_principal, whole genome shotgun sequence DNA region contains:
- the Rl gene encoding mitogen-activated protein kinase rl has product MAGEGSASVNPNCEVVRGQTFEVGPRYTNLSYMGEGAYGMVVSAYDNVTNTKVAIKKISPFEHQTYSQRTLREIKILTRFKHENIIDIRDILRAPTIEQMKDVYIVQCLMETDLYKLLKTQAISNDHICYFLYQILRGLKYIHSANVLHRDLKPSNLLLNTTCDLKICDFGLARVADPEHNHAGFLTEYVATRWYRAPEIMLNSKGYTKSIDIWSVGCILAEMLSRRAIFPGKHYLDQLNHILSILGSPSPEDLECIINEKARNYLQSLPHKPKIPWTSLFSSADPRALDLLDKMLTFNPNKRIVVEDALAHPYLEQYYDPADEPVAEEPFKFDMELDDLPKEVLKQYIFEETLLFQENHQENAM; this is encoded by the exons ATGGCGGGCGAAGGTTCTGCAAGTGTGAATCCGAATTGCGAGGTCGTTCGCGGACAAACGTTCGAGGTCGGCCCGCGGTACACGAATTTGTCATACATGGGTGAAGGTGCCTACGGGATGGTCGT aTCTGCTTATGATAATGTAACAAATACAAAGGTAgctattaaaaaaatttcaccCTTCGAACATCAGACATATAGTCAGAGAACTTTAAGGGAAATAAAAATACTGACAAGGTTTAAACATGAAAAT ataatAGATATAAGAGATATATTAAGAGCACCTACTATAGAACAAATGAAAGATGTATATATTGTTCAATGTCTGATGGAAACTGATCTCTATAAACTTCTTAAAACACAG GCTATTAGTAACGATCACATATGCTATTTTCTTTACCAAATACTACGAGGATTGAAGTACATTCATTCAGCAAATGTATTGCACAGAGACTTGAAACCAAGCAACTTGCTCTTGAATACCACATGTGACCTTAAAATCTGTGATTTTGGTTTAGCCAGAGTTGCAGATCCAGAGCATAATCATGCTGGCTTCCTCACTGAATATGTAGCAACAAGATGGTATAGAGCTCCAGAAATAATGCTCAATTCAAAG GGCTATACTAAATCTATAGACATCTGGTCAGTTGGTTGCATTCTTGCAGAGATGCTTTCAAGACGAGCTATATTTCCGGGCAAACACTACTTAGACCAACTGAACCATATATTGAGTATCCTTGGATCACCGTCTCCCGAGGATCTTGAGtgcattataaatgaaaaa GCACGAAATTATCTTCAATCATTACCACATAAACCAAAGATTCCATGGACGAGTCTCTTTTCGAGCGCTGATCCACGAGCTTTGGATCTGTTAGATAAAATGTTGACGTTTAATCCTAACAAGCGAATCGTCGTAGAAGATGCACTCGCGCATCCTTACTTAGAACAATATTACGATCCCGCTGATGAA CCTGTCGCGGAAGAGCCATTTAAGTTCGATATGGAGTTGGACGACCTTCCAAAAGAAGTTTTGAAGCAATATATCTTCGAAGAGACTCTATTATTCCAAGAGAATCATCAAGAAAACGCTATGTAG
- the LOC143155184 gene encoding uncharacterized protein LOC143155184, with product MDELVEPIDVEMVPAVDDSKTVDSDQGSVKTFNSNNVQVPEKQLDSRYENRGGIFMTGVDIFSREEKLKMEERAKRFGLTDKIKTSLSNQEQDLYSSMGIIEDNENTKNIRLNVIHMRGTEEMSTKDVFKYFEDYAPASIEWINDVSCNVVWLENLSAARAMLGLSKKIVGLEKQTQRTIKMHDSSPDEENNVALEDCTIEMEDDNESTNIIQDASQNDYISIKDIDCPLPPGLWRKGIDYPKSKAIFLRFATRADKKQPNAEKMSEYYKKYGNPNFGGIKGILTESRKRMYKQIRQSKRRVKEEIEDDAKDKKRIKNPWGALSESWGLDDFVEDDFGARIDNKDQGCSVKERLGAKYPPKEPTRVEEPRSSSSSDSEDEWRKRSKVLRMRMHADDEEEKIHKRRAKLRQQTMLCNLSRGSDLRARLGRSRKGTQFRDAIQVVVTNTNVSKSNSLKHNDSEEEDGEIVEDDESQEKEEGEWQGSDEEEQEEKDEDEDYSDEDSDKPAKEVQGPKGSVIKVVQHKPRVASTVWARLNHVKSEVIDNSVKDRQSKVRDLRSTLKSGDLRSRIGAHTRGRSPLRIEVKNDKYTEEGSETE from the exons ATGGATGAACTAGTCGAGCCTATAGATGTAGAAATGGTCCCCGCGGTAGATGACAGTAAAACTGTTGATTCAGACCAAGGGAGTGTAAAAACATTTAATTCAAACAATGTGCAAGTACCAGAG AAACAATTAGACAGCCGTTATGAGAATCGTGGTGGTATATTTATGACAGGCGTAGATATATTTAGCAGAGAGGAGAAACTGAAGATGGAAGAAAGAGCTAAACGTTTCGGGTTAACAGACAAGATTAAAACTAGCTTATCCAACCAAGAACAAGACTTATATTCTAG TATGGGTATTATAGAGGAcaacgaaaatacaaaaaatataagACTAAATGTGATACATATGAGAGGAACTGAAGAAATGAGCACCAAAGATGTCTTTAAATATTTTGAGGACTATGCTCCAGCATCCATTGAATGGATTAATGACGTGTCGT GTAATGTGGTCTGGTTAGAAAATTTGTCTGCAGCCAGAGCCATGCTGGGACTGTCCAAAAAAATTGTTGGTTTGGAGAAACAAACACAAAGAACTATAAAGATGCATGACAGCAGCCCTGATGAAGAAAATAATGTAGCTCTTGAAGACTGTACTATAGAAATGGAGGATGATAATGAAAGTACAAATATAATACAAGATGCATCACAAAACGACTATATAAGTATCAAGGATATTGATTGTCCATTGCCTCCTGGCTTATGGAGAAAGGGTATAGATTATCCTAAATCTAAAGCAATATTTCTGAGGTTTGCCACAAGAGCTGATAAGAAGCAACCAAATGCTGAAAAAATGAGTGAATATTATAAGAAATATGGAAACCCTAATTTTGGAG GTATTAAAGGAATCTTGACTGAATCTCGCAAGCGAATGTACAAGCAAATTAGGCAAAGTAAAAGAAGAGTCAAAGAAGAAATAGAAGATGATGCTAAAGATaagaaacgtataaaaaatCCTTGGGGTGCATTGTCGGAAAGCTGGGGTCTCGATGATTTTGTAGAAGATGATTTTGGTGCAAGAATTGATAATAAAGATCAAGGATGTAGTGTAAAAGAAAGGCTCGGTGCAAAGTATCCACCAAAAGAACCAACACGCGTGGAAGAACCACGAAGCAGTTCGAGCAGTGATAGTGAAGATGAATGGCGCAAAAGGAGTAAAGTGTTGCGGATGCGAATGCATGCGGATGACGAAGAAGAAAAGATACACAAACGACGCGCAAAACTTAGGCAACAA ACGATGTTATGCAACCTAAGTAGAGGTAGTGATTTACGAGCAAGGCTTGGAAGATCAAGAAAAGGAACACAGTTCCGTGATGCAATCCAAGTAGTTGTAACAAATACAAATGTATCGAAGTCGAATTCGTTAAAACACAATGATTCAGAG GAGGAAGATGGTGAGATTGTAGAGGACGATGAAAgccaagaaaaagaagaaggtgAATGGCAAGGATCCGACGAAGAAGAGCAAGAAGAGAAAGATGAGGATGAAGACTACAGCGACGAAGATAGTGACAAACCAGCGAAAGAAGTCCAAGGACCTAAAGGCAGTGTAATAAAAGTAGTTCAGCATAAACCTCGTGTTGCTTCTACAGTGTGGGCAAGACTGAACCACGTGAAAAGCGAAGTTATCGATAATTCTGTCAAAGATAG GCAATCAAAAGTACGAGACCTAAGGAGTACTTTGAAAAGTGGCGATCTTCGCTCTCGCATCGGTGCTCACACGAGAGGACGCTCTCCATTAAGGATAGAAGTGAAAAATGACAAATACACAGAAGAAGGAAGTGAGACGGAATAA